One window from the genome of Pseudomonas frederiksbergensis encodes:
- a CDS encoding I78 family peptidase inhibitor produces the protein MPWKLASLSTLLAAALLSGCSSTSESTPDPVAADTGHSRCEAKAAEFAIGKQASPQLLEQARTRSGAQNARILKPNDMVTLEYRSDRLNLNTDANLVVNRVNCG, from the coding sequence ATGCCTTGGAAGCTCGCGTCATTGAGTACTTTGCTGGCCGCTGCGCTCTTGAGCGGTTGCAGCAGCACGTCCGAATCGACCCCTGATCCTGTGGCGGCCGACACCGGGCACAGCCGCTGCGAGGCGAAGGCTGCCGAGTTCGCGATTGGAAAGCAGGCCTCGCCCCAGTTGCTGGAACAGGCACGAACCCGTTCCGGTGCGCAAAACGCCCGTATCCTCAAGCCCAACGACATGGTGACGCTTGAGTACCGTTCCGATCGCCTGAATCTCAACACCGATGCGAACCTGGTGGTCAACCGGGTGAATTGCGGCTAA
- a CDS encoding cold-shock protein: MSNRQTGTVKWFNDEKGFGFITPQGGGDDLFVHFKAIESDGFKSLKEGQTVSFVAEKGQKGMQAAQVRPE, encoded by the coding sequence ATGTCTAATCGCCAAACCGGCACCGTTAAATGGTTCAACGATGAAAAAGGCTTCGGCTTCATCACTCCTCAAGGTGGCGGTGACGACCTGTTCGTACACTTCAAAGCTATCGAAAGCGACGGTTTCAAAAGCCTGAAAGAAGGCCAGACCGTTTCCTTCGTGGCTGAGAAAGGCCAAAAGGGTATGCAAGCTGCACAAGTTCGCCCAGAGTAA
- the thrS gene encoding threonine--tRNA ligase, translating to MPTITLPDGSQRSFDHPVSVAEVAASIGAGLAKATLAGKVNGKLVDASDVIDSDATLQIITPKDEEGLEIIRHSCAHLVGHAVKQLYPSAKMVIGPVIDEGFYYDIAFERPFTPDDMAAIEQRMQQLIEKDYDVIKKVTPRAEVIEVFKARGEDYKLRLVEDMPDEQAMGLYYHEEYVDMCRGPHVPNTRFLKSFKLTKLSGAYWRGDAKNEQLQRVYGTAWADKKQLAAYIQRIEEAEKRDHRKIGKRLGLFHTQEESPGMVFWHPNGWTMYQVLEQYMRQVQRENGYLEIKTPQVVDRSLWEKSGHWANYADNMFTTQSENRDYAIKPMNCPCHVQVFNQGLKSYRELPMRLAEFGACHRNEPSGALHGIMRVRAFTQDDAHIFCTEEQMQAESAAFIKLTMDVYRDFGFTEVEMKLSTRPEKRVGSDELWDRAEAALAAALDSAGLAYDLQPGEGAFYGPKIEFSLKDCLGRVWQCGTLQLDFNLPIRLGAEYVSEDNSRKHPVMLHRAILGSFERFVGILIEHYEGAFPAWLAPTQAVIMNITDKQADFAAEVEKTLNQSGFRAKSDLRNEKIGFKIREHTLLKVPFLLVIGDREVEMQTVAVRTREGADLGSMPVAEFAEFLAQAVSRRGRPDSE from the coding sequence ATGCCAACTATTACTCTTCCCGACGGCAGTCAACGTTCATTCGACCACCCGGTTTCCGTAGCCGAGGTCGCCGCATCCATTGGCGCGGGCCTGGCCAAGGCCACCCTGGCCGGCAAGGTAAACGGCAAACTGGTCGATGCCAGTGATGTCATCGACAGCGATGCCACGCTGCAAATCATCACGCCAAAGGATGAAGAGGGGCTGGAGATCATTCGCCACTCTTGCGCACATCTGGTCGGCCATGCGGTCAAGCAGCTGTACCCGAGCGCGAAGATGGTCATCGGGCCGGTCATCGACGAAGGCTTCTATTACGACATTGCCTTCGAGCGTCCTTTTACCCCGGACGACATGGCAGCGATCGAACAGCGCATGCAGCAGCTGATCGAAAAAGATTACGACGTCATCAAGAAAGTCACTCCGCGCGCCGAAGTCATCGAAGTATTCAAGGCCCGTGGCGAGGATTACAAGCTGCGTCTGGTTGAAGACATGCCGGACGAGCAGGCCATGGGCCTGTACTACCACGAAGAATACGTCGACATGTGCCGTGGCCCCCACGTGCCGAACACACGTTTCCTCAAATCCTTCAAGCTGACCAAGCTGTCCGGCGCCTACTGGCGTGGCGATGCGAAGAACGAGCAATTGCAGCGCGTCTACGGCACCGCCTGGGCGGATAAGAAGCAACTTGCCGCCTACATCCAGCGTATCGAAGAAGCCGAGAAACGCGATCACCGCAAGATCGGCAAGCGCCTGGGCCTTTTCCATACCCAGGAAGAATCTCCGGGCATGGTGTTCTGGCACCCGAACGGCTGGACGATGTATCAGGTGCTCGAGCAGTACATGCGCCAGGTCCAGCGTGAAAACGGCTATCTGGAAATCAAGACGCCGCAAGTGGTCGACCGTAGCCTGTGGGAGAAATCCGGGCACTGGGCCAACTACGCCGACAACATGTTCACCACCCAGTCGGAAAACCGCGACTACGCCATCAAGCCAATGAACTGCCCTTGCCATGTGCAAGTGTTCAATCAAGGCCTGAAGAGCTACCGTGAGTTGCCGATGCGCCTGGCCGAGTTCGGTGCCTGCCACCGTAACGAGCCATCGGGCGCGCTGCACGGCATCATGCGCGTGCGGGCATTTACCCAGGATGACGCGCACATCTTCTGCACCGAAGAGCAGATGCAGGCCGAATCCGCTGCGTTCATCAAGCTGACCATGGACGTCTATCGCGACTTCGGCTTCACCGAAGTCGAAATGAAGCTGTCCACTCGTCCGGAAAAGCGCGTCGGTTCCGACGAGCTGTGGGATCGCGCCGAGGCCGCCCTGGCCGCCGCCCTTGATAGCGCAGGCCTTGCATACGATCTGCAGCCGGGCGAGGGCGCTTTCTACGGTCCGAAAATTGAATTCTCGCTGAAAGATTGCCTCGGTCGCGTCTGGCAATGTGGTACCTTGCAGCTCGATTTCAACCTGCCGATCCGTCTGGGCGCTGAATATGTGTCCGAAGACAACAGCCGCAAGCACCCGGTCATGCTTCACCGCGCGATCCTCGGTTCCTTCGAGCGTTTCGTCGGGATCTTGATCGAACATTACGAGGGCGCGTTCCCCGCGTGGCTGGCGCCGACCCAGGCAGTGATCATGAATATCACTGATAAACAGGCAGATTTTGCCGCCGAGGTCGAAAAAACTCTCAATCAAAGCGGATTTCGTGCCAAGTCCGACTTGAGAAATGAAAAGATCGGCTTTAAAATCCGCGAGCATACTTTGCTCAAGGTTCCCTTTCTCTTGGTTATCGGAGATCGGGAGGTCGAGATGCAGACTGTCGCTGTGCGTACTCGTGAAGGTGCTGACCTGGGCTCGATGCCCGTCGCCGAATTCGCTGAGTTTCTCGCGCAAGCGGTTTCCCGGCGTGGTCGCCCAGATTCGGAGTAA
- the infC gene encoding translation initiation factor IF-3, giving the protein MIIKREMRQDKRAAPKAPINENISAREVRLIGADGEQIGIVSIDEALRIAEEAKLDLVEISADAVPPVCRVMDYGKSIFEKKKQIAAAKKNQKQIQVKEIKFRPGTEEGDYQVKLRNLVRFLSDGDRAKVSLRFRGREMAHQELGMELLKRVEQDLLEYGSVEQHPKMEGRQLIMVIAPKKKK; this is encoded by the coding sequence ATTATTATTAAGCGTGAAATGAGACAAGATAAACGAGCTGCACCGAAAGCCCCGATCAACGAGAATATCTCGGCACGCGAGGTTCGGTTAATTGGCGCTGATGGCGAGCAGATTGGCATCGTCTCGATTGATGAAGCGCTTCGTATTGCTGAAGAAGCAAAGCTTGATCTGGTGGAAATCTCCGCCGACGCAGTCCCACCCGTTTGCCGGGTGATGGACTACGGCAAGTCGATCTTCGAGAAAAAGAAGCAGATTGCCGCGGCGAAGAAAAACCAGAAGCAGATTCAGGTAAAAGAAATCAAGTTTCGTCCAGGGACGGAGGAAGGGGATTACCAGGTAAAACTGCGCAACCTGGTACGTTTCCTGAGTGACGGGGACAGGGCCAAGGTATCCTTGCGATTCCGCGGCCGTGAGATGGCCCACCAGGAGCTGGGGATGGAACTCCTCAAGCGGGTTGAACAAGACCTGCTCGAGTACGGTTCGGTCGAACAGCATCCTAAGATGGAAGGACGCCAGCTGATAATGGTCATCGCCCCGAAAAAGAAGAAGTAA
- the rpmI gene encoding 50S ribosomal protein L35, with translation MPKMKTKSGAAKRFLKTANGIKHKHAFKSHILTKMSTKRKRQLRGSSLLHPSDVAKVERMLRLR, from the coding sequence ATGCCAAAGATGAAAACCAAAAGTGGTGCTGCTAAGCGGTTTCTGAAAACTGCTAACGGCATCAAGCACAAGCACGCTTTCAAGAGCCACATCCTGACCAAAATGTCGACCAAGCGTAAGCGTCAACTGCGCGGTAGCAGCTTGCTGCATCCGTCTGACGTGGCAAAAGTCGAGCGCATGCTGCGCCTTCGTTAA
- the rplT gene encoding 50S ribosomal protein L20, with protein MARVKRGVIARKRHKKIMKLAKGYYGARSRVFRVAKQAVIKAGQYAYRDRRQKKRQFRALWIARINAGARTYGLSYSRFIAGLKKASIEIDRKVLADLAVNEKAAFAAIVEKAKATLA; from the coding sequence ATGGCTCGTGTAAAGCGTGGCGTCATTGCCCGTAAGCGTCACAAGAAAATTATGAAACTTGCCAAAGGCTACTACGGTGCGCGTTCCCGCGTATTCCGTGTTGCCAAGCAAGCCGTAATCAAGGCAGGCCAATACGCCTACCGTGACCGTCGTCAGAAAAAACGTCAGTTCCGCGCTCTGTGGATCGCTCGTATCAACGCTGGTGCTCGTACCTACGGTCTGTCCTACAGCCGTTTCATCGCCGGCCTGAAAAAAGCGTCCATCGAGATCGACCGTAAGGTTCTGGCTGATCTGGCAGTGAACGAAAAAGCGGCGTTTGCTGCGATTGTCGAGAAAGCTAAAGCCACCTTGGCTTAA
- the pheS gene encoding phenylalanine--tRNA ligase subunit alpha translates to MENLDALVAQALEAVQSAEDINALEQIRVHYLGKKGELTQVMKTLGNLPAEERPQVGALINVAKERVTEVLNARKALFEEADLAAKLAAESIDVTLPGRGQASGGLHPVTRTLERIEQFFTRIGYGIAEGPEVEDDYHNFEALNIPGHHPARSMHDTFYFNANMLLRTHTSPVQVRTMESQQPPIRIVCPGRVYRSDSDITHSPMFHQVEGLLVDRDINFADLKGTIEEFLRVFFEKELAVRFRPSYFPFTEPSAEVDMECVMCSGKGCRVCKQTGWLEVMGCGMVHPNVLRMSGIDPEEFSGFAFGMGVERLAMLRYGVNDLRLFFDNDLRFLAQFR, encoded by the coding sequence ATGGAAAACCTGGACGCGCTGGTCGCTCAAGCACTAGAGGCTGTGCAAAGCGCTGAAGATATCAATGCCCTGGAGCAAATCCGGGTTCACTACCTTGGCAAGAAAGGCGAGTTGACTCAGGTGATGAAGACCCTGGGGAACCTGCCGGCCGAAGAGCGTCCGCAGGTCGGTGCGCTGATCAATGTCGCCAAGGAGCGTGTCACAGAAGTCCTCAATGCGCGCAAGGCGCTGTTCGAGGAGGCGGACCTGGCTGCCAAGCTCGCCGCCGAGTCCATCGACGTGACCCTGCCTGGCCGTGGCCAGGCTTCTGGGGGCCTGCATCCGGTGACCCGCACCCTGGAACGCATCGAGCAGTTCTTCACCCGTATCGGCTACGGCATTGCCGAGGGGCCTGAGGTCGAAGACGACTATCACAACTTCGAGGCGCTCAACATCCCAGGCCATCACCCGGCCCGGTCGATGCATGACACCTTCTATTTCAATGCCAACATGCTGTTGCGCACCCATACCTCGCCGGTACAGGTCCGCACCATGGAATCGCAGCAGCCGCCGATCCGCATCGTCTGCCCAGGCCGTGTGTACCGCAGTGACTCCGATATCACCCATTCGCCGATGTTCCACCAGGTCGAAGGCCTGCTGGTAGATCGCGACATCAATTTCGCCGACCTGAAAGGAACTATCGAAGAGTTCCTGCGGGTGTTCTTCGAGAAAGAACTGGCCGTGCGTTTCCGTCCTTCGTACTTCCCATTCACCGAGCCATCGGCCGAAGTCGACATGGAATGCGTGATGTGCAGCGGCAAGGGTTGCCGCGTCTGCAAGCAGACCGGTTGGCTGGAAGTCATGGGTTGCGGCATGGTCCATCCGAACGTGTTGCGCATGTCCGGGATCGACCCGGAAGAATTCTCGGGCTTTGCTTTCGGCATGGGTGTCGAGCGCCTGGCCATGCTGCGTTACGGCGTGAACGACTTGCGTCTGTTCTTCGACAACGACTTGCGGTTCCTCGCGCAATTTCGCTAG
- the pheT gene encoding phenylalanine--tRNA ligase subunit beta has translation MKFSEQWLRGWVSPQVSQDELVARLSMAGLEVDSVTPAAGAFSGVVVGEVLSTEQHPDADKLRVCQVSNGAETFQVVCGAPNVRPGLKIPFAMIGAELPGDFKIKKAKLRGVESNGMLCSQAELQIGEGNDGLMELPADAPVGKDIREYLGLDDASIEVDLTPNRGDCLSVAGLAREVGALYAAPVTRPIVANVSAVHDEVRPVEVLAPTACPRYLGRVIRNVDLSRPTPLWMVERLRRSEVRSIDAAVDITNYVMLELGQPLHAFDLAEINGGIRVRMAEEGEKLVLLDGQEVALRSDTLVIADHTRALAIAGVMGGEHSGVCATTRDVFLESAFFDQIAVAGKARSYGLHTDASHRYERGVDWQLAREAMERATGLLLEITGGEAGPIIETVSEQHLPKIAPVTLRAQRITQMLGMEMDPAEVERLLGALGLTIRADGEGQWQVEVPSHRFDISLEVDLIEELARLYGYNRLPVRYPQARLAPQAKAEARSDLPELRRLLVARGYQEAITYSFIDPRQFELFNPGVQPLLLANPISNDMAAMRSSLWPGLVKSLQHNLNRQQDRVRLFESGLRFVGQLDGLKQEPMLAGVVCGSRLPEGWAQGRDGVDFFDVKADVEAVLGFAGALDAFTFVPGKHPALHPGQTARIERDGREVGYVGAIHPELSKTLGLDRPVFVFELVLAEVAQGKMPKFQELSRFPEVRRDLALVADVGVASSAVLAVIRENAGEWLTDLRLFDVYQGKGIDPHRKSLAVGLTWQHPSRTLNDDEVNTATQNILTSLEHRLNATLRK, from the coding sequence ATGAAATTCAGTGAACAATGGCTGCGCGGCTGGGTTAGCCCGCAGGTAAGCCAGGACGAGCTGGTTGCTCGCCTGTCGATGGCCGGCCTCGAGGTCGATAGTGTGACGCCGGCCGCCGGTGCATTCAGCGGCGTAGTGGTGGGGGAAGTGCTGAGCACCGAGCAGCACCCTGACGCCGACAAACTGCGGGTTTGCCAGGTCAGCAACGGCGCGGAAACTTTCCAGGTCGTGTGCGGTGCGCCAAACGTGCGCCCGGGCCTGAAGATCCCGTTCGCCATGATCGGCGCCGAACTGCCGGGTGATTTCAAGATCAAGAAAGCCAAGCTGCGCGGCGTCGAATCCAACGGCATGTTGTGTTCCCAGGCCGAGCTGCAGATTGGCGAAGGCAATGATGGCCTGATGGAGCTGCCAGCGGATGCGCCGGTTGGCAAGGACATCCGTGAATACCTGGGGCTGGACGATGCGAGCATCGAAGTCGACCTGACGCCAAATCGCGGCGACTGCCTGTCGGTGGCTGGCCTGGCCCGTGAAGTCGGTGCGTTGTACGCCGCCCCGGTCACTCGCCCGATCGTCGCGAACGTTTCGGCCGTGCACGACGAAGTCCGTCCGGTGGAAGTCCTGGCACCGACCGCATGCCCGCGTTATCTGGGTCGCGTGATTCGTAACGTCGACCTGTCCAGGCCGACGCCGCTGTGGATGGTCGAGCGCCTGCGACGCTCCGAGGTGCGGAGCATCGACGCGGCCGTCGACATTACCAACTATGTAATGCTTGAGCTGGGTCAGCCGCTGCACGCATTCGATCTCGCCGAAATCAACGGCGGCATCCGTGTGCGCATGGCCGAGGAAGGCGAAAAGCTGGTATTGCTCGATGGCCAGGAAGTGGCCCTGCGCAGCGATACACTGGTGATCGCCGACCATACCCGCGCCTTGGCGATTGCCGGCGTGATGGGCGGTGAGCACAGTGGTGTCTGCGCCACGACCCGTGATGTATTCCTTGAAAGCGCATTCTTCGACCAGATCGCCGTCGCCGGCAAGGCTCGCTCCTATGGCCTGCACACCGACGCCTCGCACCGCTATGAGCGTGGCGTGGACTGGCAACTGGCCCGTGAAGCCATGGAGCGCGCCACTGGCCTGCTGCTGGAAATCACCGGTGGCGAAGCCGGCCCGATCATCGAGACCGTCAGCGAGCAGCACCTGCCGAAGATCGCACCGGTTACCCTGCGCGCCCAGCGCATCACCCAGATGCTCGGCATGGAAATGGACCCGGCCGAAGTCGAGCGCCTGCTCGGCGCCTTGGGGCTGACCATCCGTGCCGATGGGGAAGGGCAATGGCAAGTCGAAGTACCAAGCCATCGCTTCGATATCAGCCTGGAAGTCGACCTGATCGAAGAGCTGGCCCGCCTGTACGGTTACAACCGCCTGCCGGTTCGCTACCCGCAAGCGCGCCTGGCCCCACAGGCCAAGGCCGAAGCTCGCAGCGACCTGCCAGAGTTGCGTCGCCTGCTCGTGGCTCGTGGGTATCAGGAGGCGATCACCTACAGTTTCATCGATCCGCGTCAGTTTGAACTGTTCAACCCAGGCGTCCAGCCGCTGCTGCTGGCCAACCCGATCTCCAATGACATGGCGGCCATGCGCTCGTCGCTGTGGCCGGGCCTGGTCAAGTCGCTTCAGCACAACCTGAACCGCCAACAGGATCGGGTGCGCTTGTTCGAAAGCGGCCTGCGCTTCGTGGGGCAGTTGGATGGCTTGAAGCAGGAACCGATGCTGGCCGGTGTCGTATGTGGCAGCCGCCTGCCGGAAGGTTGGGCACAAGGCCGTGATGGCGTGGACTTCTTCGACGTCAAGGCTGATGTGGAAGCGGTGCTGGGCTTTGCCGGTGCGCTCGACGCGTTCACTTTCGTTCCAGGCAAGCATCCGGCGCTGCACCCAGGCCAGACCGCGCGCATCGAGCGAGACGGCCGCGAAGTCGGTTACGTCGGCGCGATCCACCCTGAACTGTCCAAAACCCTGGGTCTCGACCGTCCAGTCTTCGTTTTCGAGCTGGTCCTGGCCGAAGTCGCCCAGGGAAAAATGCCGAAATTCCAAGAGTTATCGCGCTTTCCTGAAGTGCGTCGCGACCTCGCCCTGGTGGCCGATGTTGGCGTTGCATCCAGTGCCGTACTGGCAGTAATTCGTGAAAATGCAGGCGAGTGGCTGACGGACCTCAGGCTATTTGACGTGTATCAGGGTAAAGGCATTGATCCGCATAGAAAAAGCCTTGCAGTCGGCTTGACCTGGCAGCATCCATCGCGCACTCTTAATGACGATGAGGTGAATACCGCAACGCAGAACATCCTCACCTCGCTCGAACACAGGTTGAACGCCACGTTAAGGAAGTGA
- the ihfA gene encoding integration host factor subunit alpha gives MGALTKAEMAERLYEELGLNKREAKELVELFFEEIRHALEDNEQVKLSGFGNFDLRDKRQRPGRNPKTGEEIPITARRVVTFRPGQKLKARVEAYAGTKS, from the coding sequence ATGGGGGCTCTGACGAAAGCTGAGATGGCGGAACGTCTGTATGAGGAGTTGGGCCTGAATAAACGGGAGGCCAAAGAATTGGTCGAACTGTTTTTCGAAGAAATCAGGCACGCTCTCGAAGACAACGAGCAGGTCAAGTTGTCCGGTTTTGGCAACTTCGACCTTCGGGACAAACGCCAGCGGCCTGGCCGCAATCCGAAAACGGGGGAAGAAATCCCGATCACGGCTCGCCGTGTGGTCACCTTTCGTCCAGGGCAGAAGTTGAAGGCCCGAGTTGAGGCTTATGCTGGAACCAAGTCATAA
- a CDS encoding MerR family transcriptional regulator — protein MLEPSHNDELPVIPGKRYFTIGEVSELCAVKPHVLRYWEQEFPQLNPVKRRGNRRYYQRQDVLMIRQIRALLYDQGFTIGGARLRLSGDEAKDDTTQYKQMIRQMIAELEDVLVVLKK, from the coding sequence ATGCTGGAACCAAGTCATAACGACGAGCTACCCGTCATCCCAGGCAAACGCTACTTCACCATTGGTGAAGTCAGCGAGCTGTGTGCGGTCAAACCGCATGTGCTGCGCTATTGGGAGCAGGAGTTTCCTCAGCTCAACCCGGTCAAGCGCCGCGGAAACCGCCGGTATTATCAGCGCCAGGACGTGCTGATGATCCGGCAGATCCGCGCGCTGCTGTACGACCAGGGGTTCACCATCGGCGGCGCGCGCCTGCGCCTCTCCGGTGACGAGGCCAAGGACGACACAACCCAGTACAAACAAATGATCCGCCAGATGATCGCCGAGCTCGAAGATGTGCTGGTGGTGCTCAAGAAATAA
- a CDS encoding SDR family oxidoreductase: MAKTSQTPLILITGGSRGVGAATARLAAAQGYDVAISYVANEPAALAVVADVEAMGRRALAVRADSSQPTQVADLFTAIDRSFGRIDVLVNNAGVLSAQSRLEDLAFERMQRIFAVNAIGPILCAQQAVKRMAYRHNGPGGVVINISSASARLGSPHEYVDYAASKGALETFTIGFAKEVAREGIRVNCIRPGHIYTDMHASGGEPGRVDRVKDSIPMGRGGQPEEVARAILWLASGEASFVTGTFLDVTGGK; encoded by the coding sequence ATGGCTAAGACTTCGCAGACACCCCTGATCCTGATAACCGGCGGAAGCCGCGGCGTGGGTGCCGCCACCGCGCGGCTCGCCGCCGCACAAGGCTACGACGTTGCCATCAGCTACGTCGCCAACGAGCCCGCCGCGCTGGCAGTGGTGGCAGATGTCGAGGCCATGGGACGGCGCGCGTTGGCCGTCCGCGCGGACAGTTCGCAGCCCACACAGGTCGCCGATTTATTCACAGCCATCGACCGCTCGTTCGGACGCATCGACGTCCTGGTCAACAACGCCGGGGTACTGTCGGCCCAGTCACGCCTGGAAGACCTCGCCTTCGAGCGCATGCAGCGCATCTTCGCAGTCAACGCCATCGGCCCGATCCTCTGCGCCCAGCAGGCGGTGAAGCGCATGGCCTACCGCCACAACGGCCCGGGCGGGGTCGTGATCAATATTTCCTCGGCATCGGCGCGCCTCGGTAGCCCCCATGAATATGTCGACTATGCAGCGTCAAAGGGGGCGCTCGAAACATTTACCATCGGGTTCGCCAAAGAGGTGGCGCGGGAAGGCATCCGCGTCAACTGCATCCGCCCCGGGCACATCTACACCGACATGCACGCCAGCGGCGGCGAGCCGGGACGGGTCGATCGCGTAAAGGACTCCATCCCGATGGGGCGTGGCGGCCAACCGGAGGAAGTGGCGCGGGCCATTCTATGGCTGGCGAGTGGGGAGGCATCGTTTGTGACGGGGACGTTTCTTGATGTGACTGGGGGGAAATGA
- a CDS encoding DMT family transporter, whose translation MPIHIVLLVLFAALLHASWNALLRGGSDRLWSMTVMCIVIAIASVIAAVFMVAPAPASWGYGMLSALLHVGYNLFLVRSYRVGDLGQIYPISRGSSPALITLGAAVFAGESITPGELLGIGLVSGGIISLAFRGRSLSVPSLPYALGTGCFIAAYSVVDGIGARLSGAPLAYTVWMCALWGVLMPLVYIGLRDARSLFCVRPGILAASVGGLVSLLAYAIVIYAMNEAPLGAVSALRETSVLFAVLIGYLFLGETLTGRRVLACVVISSGIFIIG comes from the coding sequence ATGCCTATTCACATCGTCCTGCTGGTTCTGTTCGCCGCGCTCCTGCATGCCAGCTGGAACGCCCTGCTGCGTGGCGGCTCGGATCGACTCTGGTCAATGACCGTGATGTGTATCGTCATCGCCATCGCCAGTGTCATCGCTGCAGTGTTCATGGTGGCACCAGCGCCGGCCAGCTGGGGCTATGGGATGCTTTCGGCATTGCTGCATGTCGGCTACAACCTGTTTTTGGTACGCAGCTACCGGGTCGGCGACCTGGGGCAGATCTATCCGATCTCACGTGGCTCGTCACCGGCGCTGATCACGCTCGGGGCCGCAGTCTTTGCCGGAGAAAGCATTACCCCCGGCGAACTGCTCGGTATCGGGCTGGTGTCGGGCGGAATCATTTCGCTGGCCTTCCGGGGACGCAGCCTGTCGGTTCCCAGCCTGCCCTACGCCCTGGGAACGGGTTGTTTCATCGCGGCCTACAGCGTCGTCGACGGCATTGGGGCCAGGCTCTCCGGCGCGCCGCTGGCCTACACGGTATGGATGTGCGCCTTGTGGGGTGTGTTGATGCCCCTGGTGTACATCGGCCTGCGCGATGCCCGCAGCTTGTTCTGCGTCCGCCCCGGAATACTCGCCGCCTCGGTCGGCGGGCTGGTCTCTCTGCTCGCCTACGCAATTGTCATTTACGCCATGAACGAAGCGCCTCTGGGCGCGGTATCGGCATTGCGCGAGACCAGCGTGTTGTTCGCGGTATTGATCGGCTATCTGTTCCTCGGCGAGACACTCACCGGCCGCCGGGTCCTGGCGTGCGTGGTGATCTCCAGCGGCATCTTCATCATCGGCTGA
- the gcvA gene encoding transcriptional regulator GcvA: MRDLPPTATLRAFEVATRHPTFTAAAQELHVTQSAVSHQLKHLEALWGLQLFERGKSLTLTAAGATLAPIVREFFMSLEATLGDLREQKGRVRLEVSTTYSFALKWLLPRLPGLSRHYPELLVSLDTTDKIIHFSSAQADVAIRLGKGNYPGLYSEFLFGEQVFPVASPDLLQRFGAPNSPAELLHYPLLTRDGAELVPKWEDWFQKIGLEFLPLKESVRFGDTNMTVEAALLGQGVALVRSGHVETEISDGRLVRLFEVPYPSPLAYYFVCPKGIESQPHIVSFRQWLTSEALKVQDAYD, from the coding sequence ATGAGAGACCTGCCACCGACCGCCACGTTGCGTGCCTTTGAAGTCGCCACCCGACACCCCACGTTTACCGCTGCGGCGCAGGAGCTGCATGTGACGCAGAGCGCAGTCAGCCATCAGCTCAAGCACCTGGAGGCGCTTTGGGGTTTGCAGTTGTTCGAGCGTGGCAAATCACTCACCCTCACGGCAGCGGGGGCTACGCTGGCACCCATCGTGCGGGAATTCTTCATGAGCCTGGAAGCGACCCTGGGCGATCTGCGTGAACAAAAAGGCAGGGTCAGGCTCGAAGTCAGCACCACCTATTCCTTCGCACTGAAATGGCTGTTGCCACGCTTGCCGGGGCTTTCCCGCCACTATCCAGAACTGCTGGTCTCGCTGGACACCACGGACAAGATCATCCATTTCTCCAGCGCCCAAGCCGACGTCGCGATCCGGCTCGGCAAAGGCAACTACCCCGGCCTGTACTCCGAGTTCCTGTTCGGCGAGCAGGTGTTCCCCGTGGCAAGTCCCGATCTGCTGCAGCGCTTCGGCGCGCCAAACAGCCCCGCCGAACTGCTGCATTACCCGCTGCTGACCCGCGATGGCGCCGAGCTGGTACCGAAATGGGAGGACTGGTTTCAAAAGATCGGGCTGGAGTTCTTGCCGCTCAAGGAGAGCGTCAGGTTCGGCGACACCAACATGACGGTGGAGGCGGCGCTGCTCGGACAAGGGGTTGCCTTGGTCCGCAGCGGCCATGTTGAAACCGAAATCAGCGATGGTCGGCTGGTGCGGTTGTTCGAGGTGCCGTACCCATCGCCGCTTGCCTATTATTTTGTCTGCCCCAAGGGCATCGAATCGCAACCGCACATCGTCAGCTTTCGCCAATGGTTGACCAGCGAGGCGTTGAAAGTTCAAGACGCCTATGACTGA